ATCGAAGCAAGGTATTTTCATTTCAGGAGCTCCCCGCCAAGCAAGTTCGTTGATCCTGCTCACTATCTCGGTGACGTTGAAATGCCTAACTACGAAAAGAGCGTAGTCGTAGGCACTTTCCTTTGGATCGAGACGGCAGATCTCCGCGGGAGTGAGGGTGATCGGTAGTCCTCTTCGTTGAAGGTAGCGGTCCAAAAGGGGGCCATGATCGTATTGCGGTTGGTCTAGCATGATTAGTTCGGTCTGTGGCGTTCTGAACGAGAGTTAGGTTGTAGGATTTGGAGCTGGGTGATCTGTAGCCTGTGTCAAACTTTGCCAGCAAAGGTGACGTTGGTATGAGTTTTTGTGAGGTGAGGTCGCAGCTGGAGCATCAAGAGAGCATCGTTATGTACAAGCATGTTATACACTTGCCAAAGGCTCAATCCTCTAGCACAAAAGACCATGTAGGACGGTCAACAAAACTCAATGTACACCGTACAATGAAGCGTACCCACTGCGATGTTCGAAACTCAAGGTAACAGTTCAGAACAATAGCCTTGTGCCTTATCATGACGCTGGACAATGGATTGTCTGGAAGGAGCTTTTTTGTCTGTCCACTCTATTTTCCCTTGTTCGTGACTAGCTTCAAGTAAATGCCTCATCATGAGTACTACAACGAAGCGCTCGGCATCAAGGAGCTTTGCCGTTGCCGGGCATTGTCGGTCTGTATGTTCCTCCACTATTGTAGGGAGTATATGCCGGTGAAGACGGCTGGCCGtaaggaggagcgtaggCGGGCTGGGTCGGCTGGTATGTTCCTGTACTTCCACTGCCGTACGAACCTTGGTAAACAACGCGAGTGTACGCCGATGAGGACTGTTGGCCGTAGAGAGGAGCGGGATCAGGCTCTTTCGGCTCCGTCGGCTTGTCTGAGTCTTTGTACACGGGCCGGAAGGGCATAGGGTTAGGGTTGAAGGGGTTGGCAACAGGCTTCAACGCTAATACGTCTTCGGACTCCTTAGATTCGGTGCTTTGATTGTCGTCGTCGCTTGGATTCGTATCTTGACCCTCAGAACCTGAGTCGCCCGTTTCGCGGTCTTCGCGTTCACCCAGCTCGTCTAAGTCGACCGAGCCATCGTGCGCGTCTTGGTCATCATCATTTTGTGCCTCTCTGTCAGCTCCGCCGGCATTGGATCCTTGATCATCATCTTGATCATAATCATCCGGTGCCTTGCCGTCAGCTCCGCTCCCATTGGGGCCTTGATCCTCGTCTTCATCAGCATCACTCTCATCGTCATCTGGAGGAGAAGTGACCTGGACCGACTCCAAGAGGTCCAAGTTGAGTCGTTGCAGTCTCCTGCGAAGCCTGTCATGATCGTCCTCTCTAAGCTCGAAATGCTTGCACAGATCTTCCAAAGTCACGGCTTCTTGGCCTCTCGCCTCGTAATACTCGATCAAATCTTCATCGCTAGGCAGTGAGGATTCCTCGAATGCAGTGCCCTCTTCCAACTGCTCGAGCAGTCTGCCATGAATGATTTCAGCCGTCTCGGAGATGTCAAAGTGTTCGCGAAAGTCGGACAAGGTTATTTGCGTGCCGCGACGCTCGTCCAGATACTGCCGCACCCGACTATTGCTTGGTAGTCGTTCGACGACAATATAGTCGAGCCCCTGCAAGAAACTGAGGAATCTGTTGTAGCGTTGGGCATCACTTGGGAAGATCTTGAATCTCTTGCAGAGCTGAGCTATGGTGACTGGAGCTGTAGTATCATCTCGTAAGGCGTAAAACTCCTTGACGTCGCGCTCCGGTGGCAGATCTGATGGAGCCACATCTGGATTGCGACGCAGTGGCTTGATCTTCCGCGGTTGCTGAGAAGGACCAACCGCTTGATCTGTTGGTGGCACCGCAGACTTGGCGGCAGGTCTCTCGGCAGTGATCTTGCTTTCAGCTTGCTTTGGAGGCTTGGAGTAGTCCGGCTCGGGAGCATTCGAAGATGACGCGGCCGCGCGGCCGCCGACCACCTCTGCAGCAACGCTTTGTGCGGCAGTCGATGCGTCTACGACTGGTGGCTGGGAGCTCTGTGGCGGTAGGCCATGCGCGGCGCGGTGCTCCTGGCTTTCTTGCTGGAGAGCGCGAGCAATCTCATCCTCACTGCCAACATCGAAGCCATCGCTCTGCGGCTCCTGTGTGGTGGGAGGGCGCATCGCAGGCGGAGTAGGCGCGCCACTGCTTCCAAACCAGCCAGCAGTAGTCTGTGCTACTGGGTTGTCGGCCTCGTTCGCCTGGTCGATGGGCTGAATCTGCGCGGTCGCGTCGTCAATCTCCATCCCATCGCCTCCCTCCACGCCTTCCATCTCTTCACCCGTGGCTTGGCTATCTAAGCTCTGCCCGGGCACTTCATCCGCTGAAGGTTGAGGCTGAGTCCAGGGCTGCGTAGGCGCGCCCTGCATTCCAAGCTGCTTGTGCATATCATTGAGCTGTTGCTGCGCAGCGGCCACCTGGCCATCCAGTACTTTCATGCGGCCTTGAGCTCTCCGGTATTGCGTCACCATGTCGCGCTTCGTAGAGTCAAAGTCTTCCTGGAGCTGACtcttctccttcttcttctgcTCCAAGTCTTGGTCAAGAAGGGCCTGAGCCTGTTGCTTACTCTTTAGCTCCTTATCGAAGTTTGCGTCGACAGCTCGTCTCTGCTTCTCTACTTCGTTATCGAGGTTCTCGAGATCTTGTCGCTTCTTCTCCTTCAGCTCGTCCTCCATACTTCGAAGATCTTGTTGTCTTTTCGTCTTCAGGTCATCCTCGAGGTCCTTGAGGTTCTTTCGTTTCTTTTCCTCAAGCTCGTCCTCGTAAGCGACTGTACGAGCGCTCTGCTCTTGCTCCAGCTTCGAGTCAAGCTCGTCCTTTGCCATACGAGCCTTCTCTTCGAGTTCGTTCTTCTGAGCAGCTGTACGAGCGCTCTTCTCTTGCTCCAGCTTCGACTCAAGTTCCTTTTGCGCCTTACGAGTCTTCTTCTCGAGCTCTTCGTCAAGCGACTTGAGTGATTTGCGCGTCTCCTTCAATTGAGCCTCGAGGGAGCTGAGATCTTCTTGAGCAGCAGCCTTTCTCTTCGTCAGCCCATCGAGCTCATCTTTGGTGGCTCCAAGCTCCTTCTTCGCAGCGTTGGTCAATGTCTGCGCATTCACAGCCTCGCCTTTGGCGAGATCTCGCTCATCGGTCGCGGTCTTCAGTCTGTTCTCCTCATTTGACAATTCGCTGCTGATGTTCTTGAGCTTCGCCTCGGCCACCTCGAGCTCCTGTTGCCTTGTCGCCAAATCAGCTGTCGTAGTCTTCAGCTGCTGCTGTGCCTCACACAAGTCTCTTTCGTCAGCGGCTGCATCTCGTGGCGGGCTTCTTGTTGGGATTGGTGCAGATTGGGCTGCGCTGAGACTGGTGCTCAGCCTCCTGAGATTGCGCTCCTCTCTACTGAGTCTGCGAATCTCGTTCTGGGACCTCGTTGCACGGTCTTCGAACAGTTGCCTCTCGATCTCTGCGAGACGTGTCTTTTCTTTCTCTTCCTCGAGTTGTCTCTCCAGCCTCTCGATTGTCTTAGCCGGGTTCTCACGTCCAAAGCCTGCAAAGTTCTGGTCCTCCTGCTCGGCCGAGGAATCACTTGAGCCTGGTGGCGTGTCTTTCTTGGCTGTGCTGTCTTTCTTGGCTGTGCTGTCTTTCTTCGTTGTGCCATCATTCGTGGTTGTGCCATCGTTCGTGGTTATGCCATCCTTCTTGGTCGCGCCGTCCTTCTGAGATGTGCCGTCTTTCTTAGGTGTGTCATCCTTCGTGGTCTCGTCATCCTTCGTAGTAGTGGCGTCCTCCTCGCTAGTGCCGTCCTTCCTGAGTGGTGTTTCTGTCTCCGTCTGAGTTTCCTTATCAGCAGTGCGATCGTGGTCCTGAGCATTCCAATTCCACCAGAACGCCGTGAGCACAGCATTGACAGTGCCAATGCTGGCACCGATCACAAATGCTGTCACGCATTGATGCATCGTGGCGCTGGTCAAGGTGGTGTTATGATCAGTAGACGGCAACTTCGAGGTTGCAAGAGATGGAGTGTTGTTTTGCAAGTTCTGATAAACGACAATGAGAGAAATCGCATCTAGCAGGTGTAATTTTGCGACAATAACAAAGAAAGTCGCCATTGTTTGCTTAAGCGAGGCGCATGTGTCGCGGGTGAGTTTGGGATGGCCATTCACCTACAATTGTTCACGGTCGTGGCAGTCGTCAATAGGTCTACAATACCAGCCATGCGTCCAGAGAAATGAAACCCAAGTACGTGTACACCATGGTGCGTGTTGACCTGACGCGATGTATGTAGAAGCCCTTGCCATACACATCTCCTCGGAATCCCGTCTCTTGGCCAATATGACCTTCCATCACGTAGTGTCTCATCTCCATGGCTATACTGTTTGACTACCCAAGATATGTCTTTCACATTCAGTCTTGCCATATCGAGATCGGGGCGCGGCTAGGAGAGCAGAGGGAAGAGCGTTGTCGGTCTCGCGCAGATGTTGCTACACCTATGGAGGGCTTTATATCAAACGGATCGAAGACGAGACGCTATCGCAAGCCGGAGTACTAGGTGATGTTGATGCTATTGCATCAGAGAAGAGCTGCTGTTGAAGTCGAATTTGAGGTAAGGGCTGGAATGTGAGACAAAGCTAGGCTGCTTCGGACAACGTGTGGGGGTCAGCACTCATATCGCTGTCGGCGAATCGCTACTTGCCATGGGTCACCATAGCCAAAAGTAAGTGCGATGCACACACTCTTGTTCAGAGTCTGCATTGACCATACCGAGCACTAGCTGTGAGCATCGTCAACCTGAGCAACCAACTGCAGAGCATCGAAACAAGATGCTATCCCCTGCACGCCATTCAGCTCCGTCACCTTTCCTCCTATGACGACCTTTCGACTCATCCCTAAAATATCAACCCCAACTTCAAGAACCCCGGCTCCTCCTCCGCCCTCTTCCTCAAGCCCAACAACTCCTCAACATCCCACTGCGCCCAAACCAGCCGCCCATGCAAGAAATCCGCCTCATTCCCAGCCAACCACACCGCAAAGTCTCCCGGCAACTTCTCATCCTCCCACGGGAAATCCGCCTCCCCATACCCCGTCTTCCTCGCCATGTCCGTCAGAATCGTGCCCGGAGGCATACTCATCAGTCTCACCCCATCGGTCTCTGGCGAGTACTCCGCCGCCATCGCACTCAGGACATGCAAGAACCCCGCCTTAGATGCGCCGTAGCCTACCTGACCGGGCAGAGTGACGTGTGCAGCGCCCGAGGAGACGTTGATGACGGTCTTGTTGGAGGGAGAGGGTTGGGAGATGTAAGCGCGGACCATGTCGTAGCAGGCGAGGATGTTGGTTGTGAAGGTCTCGTCGAATTCGGCGGGGTCGATGGAGGTAGATTTGACGTGTTTGTGAGAGGC
Above is a genomic segment from Fulvia fulva chromosome 3, complete sequence containing:
- a CDS encoding Short chain dehydrogenase citE, with protein sequence MPSIADLPRPVKTYHTQTYDRISPSNAQFKGEGKTVLITGGVTGQSTKPAPAMEPTTNTQSDRPRMIEVLSSVGPIDVLVLSAAASHKHVKSTSIDPAEFDETFTTNILACYDMVRAYISQPSPSNKTVINVSSGAAHVTLPGQVGYGASKAGFLHVLSAMAAEYSPETDGVRLMSMPPGTILTDMARKTGYGEADFPWEDEKLPGDFAVWLAGNEADFLHGRLVWAQWDVEELLGLRKRAEEEPGFLKLGLIF